In Nocardia sputorum, a single genomic region encodes these proteins:
- a CDS encoding TlpA family protein disulfide reductase translates to MSSEPSGRRSAGNAWRWALAGLIVVVALAVAVWPRGEDEPQAPRSSPIASGVSDDLRAAARLPDCPAGAANGNGPLAGITVECLANGRSVDLAAALAGKPALLNLWAYWCAPCAQELPYLQQYAQRAGNAITVLTVHSDPDEAKALSRLRGLDVRLPGVLDADARVRAAVGAPAVLPISVLVRADGSIADVVVRAFDGVDDIADTVAGKLGVAE, encoded by the coding sequence GTGAGTTCGGAGCCCTCGGGCCGAAGGAGTGCGGGAAATGCGTGGCGCTGGGCGCTTGCCGGTCTGATCGTGGTGGTGGCGCTGGCCGTCGCGGTGTGGCCGCGCGGGGAGGACGAGCCGCAGGCGCCGCGGTCTTCTCCCATCGCCTCCGGTGTTTCCGATGACCTGCGCGCTGCCGCACGTTTGCCGGATTGCCCGGCCGGCGCCGCGAACGGGAACGGCCCGCTGGCCGGGATAACCGTGGAATGCCTGGCGAACGGCCGTTCGGTGGATCTGGCCGCCGCGCTGGCGGGCAAACCCGCCCTGCTGAACCTGTGGGCCTACTGGTGCGCACCGTGCGCCCAGGAGTTGCCGTATTTGCAGCAATACGCCCAACGCGCCGGGAACGCGATTACCGTGCTGACCGTGCACAGCGACCCTGATGAAGCCAAAGCACTGTCCCGGCTGCGTGGACTGGATGTGCGGTTGCCCGGCGTGCTCGACGCCGACGCGCGAGTGCGCGCGGCGGTCGGCGCCCCGGCGGTGCTGCCGATCTCGGTGCTGGTGCGCGCCGACGGCTCGATCGCCGATGTCGTGGTGCGAGCATTCGACGGGGTGGATGACATCGCGGATACCGTCGCGGGCAAGCTCGGAGTGGCCGAGTGA
- a CDS encoding NUDIX hydrolase, with the protein MTIEMPPDIPGWLTRSAEPATDSADTLTRARALRRAMTVTSKPRQAAVLVLFGGSPQPDPAAPGGLPADAEVLLTQRASTMRQHRGQVAFPGGAMDPGDAGPIDTALREACEETGLDRSGVEPFAVLPEMFVPVSRFDVTPVLAYWRTPGAVRVVDESETERVVRVPLAQLLDPANRFVVRSHLGYQSPAFQVDGMLVWGLTAGILAGISKASGWDREWDHEDVRDLETALAAVGMTL; encoded by the coding sequence ATGACCATCGAGATGCCGCCCGACATCCCGGGTTGGCTGACCCGCTCGGCCGAACCGGCCACCGACAGCGCCGACACCCTGACCAGGGCGCGTGCGTTGCGGCGCGCCATGACCGTGACCTCCAAGCCGCGGCAAGCGGCGGTGCTCGTGCTGTTCGGCGGCTCACCTCAGCCGGATCCGGCTGCGCCCGGCGGACTGCCCGCCGACGCGGAGGTGCTGCTGACCCAGCGTGCCTCCACCATGCGCCAGCATCGTGGCCAAGTGGCTTTCCCCGGCGGCGCGATGGATCCGGGCGACGCCGGTCCGATCGATACCGCGCTGCGGGAGGCGTGCGAAGAGACCGGCCTCGATCGTTCCGGCGTGGAACCGTTCGCGGTGCTGCCGGAAATGTTCGTGCCGGTGTCCCGTTTCGACGTGACGCCGGTTCTCGCGTACTGGCGCACGCCCGGCGCGGTGCGGGTAGTCGACGAGAGCGAGACCGAGCGGGTCGTGCGCGTACCGCTCGCGCAGCTGCTGGATCCGGCCAACCGCTTCGTGGTCCGCAGTCACCTGGGGTATCAGAGCCCGGCGTTCCAAGTGGACGGGATGTTGGTCTGGGGCCTCACCGCAGGCATTCTCGCCGGGATCAGCAAGGCCTCCGGCTGGGATCGCGAGTGGGATCACGAAGACGTCCGTGACCTGGAGACCGCGCTCGCCGCCGTGGGGATGACGTTATGA
- a CDS encoding MarP family serine protease, which produces MSSSAWLDIAVVLLALLAASSGWRQGAVASALAFLGVVLGAVAGILIAPHILVHVDEGRTRVLTGVLLIVMLVIVGEVAGMVLGRAARSGMRHPFTRSVDSAVGAVLQAVAVLVTAWLLALPLATSSQPAIATAINGSRVLADVNDVAPNWLRKLPNEFSKLLNTSGLPDVIGPFGRAPIAAVEPPDASVLASPVAASLQQSVLRIRGVAPSCQRALEGSGFVIAPERVMTNAHVVAGTTSVDVDTASGSLPASVVLFDPFTDVAVLAVPGLTAPVVPQAPAPARTGESAIVLGYPGGGRYTASAARIRETLDLTGPNIYRDGTVKREVYTVRGLVQAGNSGGPLVDTQGQVLGVVFGAAVTDNDTGYVLTLNEVRSELAASQRSDAPVATGACVLS; this is translated from the coding sequence ATGAGCTCGTCGGCCTGGCTCGACATCGCCGTCGTGCTGCTGGCGCTGCTGGCCGCCTCCTCCGGGTGGCGGCAGGGCGCGGTGGCCTCCGCGCTGGCCTTCCTCGGCGTGGTGCTCGGCGCGGTCGCGGGCATCCTGATCGCGCCGCACATCCTGGTGCACGTCGACGAGGGCCGCACCCGGGTGCTCACCGGCGTGCTGCTCATCGTGATGCTGGTGATCGTCGGCGAAGTCGCGGGCATGGTGCTGGGGCGCGCCGCCCGCAGCGGCATGCGTCATCCGTTCACGCGGAGTGTGGACAGTGCGGTGGGCGCGGTGTTGCAGGCGGTCGCCGTGCTGGTCACCGCGTGGCTGCTGGCGCTGCCGCTGGCCACCTCCTCGCAGCCGGCCATCGCGACCGCGATCAACGGCTCACGGGTGCTCGCCGACGTCAACGACGTCGCGCCGAACTGGCTACGCAAGCTGCCCAACGAGTTCTCCAAACTGCTGAACACCTCCGGCCTGCCGGACGTGATCGGGCCGTTCGGGCGGGCGCCGATCGCGGCCGTGGAGCCTCCGGATGCGAGCGTGCTGGCCAGCCCGGTCGCCGCCTCGTTGCAACAGAGTGTGCTGCGCATCCGCGGTGTCGCGCCGAGTTGCCAGCGTGCGCTGGAGGGCTCGGGTTTCGTGATCGCGCCGGAGCGCGTGATGACCAACGCCCACGTCGTCGCGGGCACAACGAGCGTCGATGTGGACACGGCCAGCGGTTCGCTGCCTGCCTCGGTGGTGCTCTTCGACCCGTTCACGGATGTCGCGGTGCTCGCGGTGCCCGGACTCACCGCTCCGGTCGTTCCGCAGGCGCCGGCGCCTGCCCGTACCGGTGAGAGCGCCATCGTGCTCGGCTACCCGGGGGGCGGCCGGTACACCGCGAGCGCGGCTCGCATACGCGAGACCCTGGATCTGACCGGACCCAACATCTATCGTGACGGCACGGTGAAGCGTGAGGTGTACACGGTGCGCGGGCTCGTCCAAGCGGGCAATTCCGGTGGGCCACTGGTGGATACCCAGGGGCAGGTACTCGGAGTGGTCTTCGGTGCGGCGGTGACCGACAACGACACCGGTTATGTCCTCACGCTCAACGAAGTCCGTTCCGAACTCGCCGCCTCGCAGCGTTCCGACGCTCCGGTGGCCACAGGAGCGTGCGTACTCAGCTGA
- a CDS encoding alpha/beta fold hydrolase, producing the protein MSANLLPDPSSVRYDGPWTHRDVHANGIRFHVVDAAPERSDAPLVVLLHGFADFWWSWRHQLTGLAELGYRAVAVDLRGYGDSDKPPRGYDGWTLAGDVAGLIRALGYTEATLAGHAEGGLVCWTTAVLHPRLVRSIALVGSPHPSALKSSVLRNRRQRAAWLPNFLRYQPPWYGEHLLTTADGFEVERLLRRRVSAGWAGTAEFVDTAQRMRSAIRIPGAAHCALEYQRWAFRSQWRPDGRRFMATMREPVHIPVLAMRGELDPYVLPGTFRRDPHLSPERRLAGIPAAGHFAHQENPDAVTKELSKLLA; encoded by the coding sequence GTGTCGGCGAACTTGCTTCCGGATCCGTCCAGCGTCCGTTACGACGGACCGTGGACACATCGGGACGTGCACGCCAACGGCATTCGATTCCACGTCGTGGACGCGGCGCCGGAGCGGTCCGATGCGCCGCTGGTCGTGCTGCTGCACGGCTTCGCCGACTTCTGGTGGTCCTGGCGGCACCAACTGACCGGCCTGGCCGAACTCGGCTACCGCGCCGTGGCTGTCGACCTGCGCGGCTACGGCGACAGCGACAAGCCGCCGCGCGGTTACGACGGCTGGACGCTCGCCGGTGACGTCGCCGGGCTCATCCGGGCGCTCGGCTACACCGAGGCGACGCTGGCGGGGCACGCCGAAGGCGGACTGGTCTGCTGGACCACCGCGGTGCTGCATCCACGACTGGTTCGCTCGATCGCCCTGGTCGGCTCGCCGCATCCGTCGGCGCTGAAGAGTTCCGTGCTGCGCAACCGCCGCCAGCGCGCGGCCTGGCTGCCGAACTTCCTCCGCTACCAGCCCCCCTGGTACGGCGAGCACTTGCTGACTACCGCCGACGGCTTCGAAGTCGAACGGCTGTTGCGCCGGCGGGTGAGCGCGGGATGGGCGGGCACCGCCGAATTCGTCGACACCGCACAGCGGATGCGTTCGGCGATCCGGATCCCCGGCGCCGCGCATTGTGCGCTGGAGTACCAGCGCTGGGCCTTCCGCAGTCAGTGGCGCCCGGACGGTCGCCGGTTCATGGCGACCATGCGCGAACCCGTGCACATCCCGGTACTGGCCATGCGCGGCGAACTGGACCCCTACGTGCTGCCGGGGACCTTTCGCCGCGACCCGCATCTGTCGCCGGAACGGCGGCTGGCCGGCATCCCGGCGGCCGGGCACTTCGCACACCAGGAGAACCCGGACGCCGTGACGAAGGAACTGTCCAAGCTGCTCGCCTGA
- a CDS encoding phage holin family protein yields the protein MSFNHGGNGSDAERGRTVTSIPLTDADPLGSASFGTLVRDAAEQMSTLVRAEVELAKAEVTGEIKKGLQGSVYFILALTVLLFSTFFFFFFLGELLDVWLARWAAFLIVFLLMVVATAVLAFLGYRRVKKLRAPEKTIDSLKQARTVLPHGLGPAAHEDRLALQKPAS from the coding sequence GTGAGTTTCAACCACGGCGGTAACGGGAGCGACGCGGAGCGCGGTCGTACGGTCACCTCCATTCCCCTCACGGACGCCGATCCGCTCGGCTCGGCGAGCTTCGGGACCCTGGTCCGCGACGCCGCCGAGCAGATGTCCACCCTGGTCCGCGCCGAGGTCGAACTGGCCAAGGCCGAGGTCACCGGGGAGATCAAGAAGGGCCTGCAGGGCAGCGTCTACTTCATCCTCGCGCTCACCGTGCTGCTGTTCAGCACCTTCTTCTTTTTCTTCTTCCTCGGCGAACTGCTCGACGTGTGGCTGGCCCGCTGGGCCGCCTTCCTGATCGTCTTCCTGCTGATGGTCGTGGCCACCGCGGTGCTGGCGTTCCTCGGCTACCGGCGAGTGAAGAAACTGCGCGCGCCGGAGAAGACGATCGACTCGCTCAAGCAGGCGCGCACGGTACTGCCGCACGGCTTGGGCCCGGCCGCGCACGAGGACCGTCTCGCGCTGCAGAAGCCGGCTTCCTAG
- the nhaA gene encoding Na+/H+ antiporter NhaA: MITQVRSELSRYLRTETVGGALLLIAAAIALLWVNSPWGASYLTMTETVVAIPPLHLELTLADWTADGLLAVFFFVAGLELKRELVVGELADRRRATLPVIAAIGGVVTPALIAAIVGFGLPGMERGWAIPVATDIAFALAVLAMTGSRIPTGARVFLLSLAVVDDLMAIVLIAVLFTAGVSLLWLLVAAACFAGWALGQRARIGTPLLYVPLALLSWYALHEAGIHPTLAGVALGLLTRVRPDPGERDAPATRLEHLFQPVSAGLCVPLFALFAAGVPLNLTVFGELATDRLALAVILGLLVGKPLGIFGMSWVAIRLGVATRPSELGWRDMFALSVLGAIGFTVSLLVAELALADVADGSAVELAKAAVLVTSMAASLAGSALLLRRGRVHQARRDARALEREQHGGASDPPGGGSLRDHGGHRERRRSNGS, encoded by the coding sequence CACGGAAACCGTCGGCGGCGCATTGCTTCTGATCGCGGCGGCGATCGCGTTGCTCTGGGTGAACTCGCCGTGGGGCGCGAGCTATCTGACGATGACCGAGACGGTCGTCGCCATCCCGCCGCTGCACCTGGAACTGACCCTGGCGGACTGGACCGCGGACGGTCTGCTCGCGGTGTTCTTCTTCGTCGCCGGTCTGGAACTCAAACGCGAGCTGGTGGTCGGCGAACTCGCCGATCGCAGACGCGCCACGTTGCCGGTCATCGCTGCGATCGGTGGCGTGGTAACCCCCGCGCTGATCGCGGCGATCGTCGGCTTCGGCCTGCCCGGCATGGAGCGCGGCTGGGCCATCCCCGTCGCCACCGACATCGCGTTCGCGCTCGCCGTGCTCGCCATGACCGGTTCGCGCATCCCCACGGGCGCGCGCGTCTTCCTGCTCAGTCTCGCCGTGGTCGACGACCTCATGGCGATCGTCCTGATCGCGGTGTTGTTCACGGCGGGGGTGTCGCTGCTGTGGTTGCTCGTAGCCGCGGCGTGCTTCGCCGGGTGGGCGCTGGGGCAACGCGCGCGCATCGGCACGCCGTTGCTGTACGTCCCGCTGGCGTTGCTGTCCTGGTACGCGCTGCACGAAGCAGGCATCCATCCCACCCTGGCCGGCGTCGCGCTCGGCTTGCTCACCCGGGTGCGCCCGGATCCCGGTGAGCGAGACGCGCCCGCCACCCGGCTCGAGCACCTTTTCCAGCCGGTCTCCGCCGGATTGTGCGTCCCGCTGTTCGCCCTGTTCGCCGCCGGAGTTCCGTTGAATCTCACAGTGTTCGGCGAGTTGGCCACCGACCGGCTCGCGCTCGCCGTGATTCTCGGCCTCCTGGTGGGCAAACCTCTCGGCATTTTCGGGATGAGCTGGGTGGCAATCCGGTTGGGCGTGGCGACGCGCCCGAGCGAACTCGGCTGGCGGGACATGTTCGCCCTGTCGGTGCTCGGCGCGATCGGCTTCACGGTTAGCCTTCTCGTGGCGGAACTCGCGCTCGCCGATGTCGCGGACGGGTCGGCCGTCGAGTTGGCGAAGGCCGCCGTGTTGGTCACATCAATGGCGGCGTCGCTCGCCGGTTCGGCGCTACTGTTGCGGCGTGGGCGTGTCCACCAGGCTCGGCGGGACGCCCGTGCGCTAGAACGTGAACAACATGGCGGCGCGAGCGATCCGCCCGGAGGCGGTAGCCTGCGTGACCACGGAGGGCACCGGGAGCGCCGCCGATCGAACGGGAGTTGA